The sequence below is a genomic window from Paenibacillus sp. DCT19.
CATCTCGGTATGCAGTGACTCCAGTCGACTTATCCGTCGTTCCAGGTCACTGGCCAGATGAAGACCCTCGCGAGCGCGCATCTGTTCCAGACCGGACAGAGCTTCTTCAAGCCCCTCCTGCAGAACACGTTCCCATTCGTCCTTCTGTTCTTCCGTCAGGAGATTAACCCCTTCTGAATGAACCATGACATCTGGCAACGAAAGTATGTCCATAATGGTCGGCTTGCCCTGCATCCCATACCGGGTCTCCAGCTGCTCTGCAGCCTGCAGATAGGCTCTAACCGCCTGCTCATTGAGCACGGCAGGCAGAGCCTGGTCTTCATCTTTTTCTTTCATTACATAAACATCAATCCGCCCGCGTTTCAAGCGGCTCTGTACCATTTTCCTCAATCCGTCTTCATAACATGTCCACTCTTTCGGTAGACGCATCATCACTTCACAATAACGATGATTGACCGATTTGACTTCCAACTGTACCTTATAGCCTCCAAAATGAAAGGCGGATTGACCGTATCCGGTCATACTGAATGACATCGGCATCACATCCGTTACACTATTGTAATTGATTATTAGGGTTGAAACAAGTAGGACATTGGTGCTCTGACTTCTCCCACACATATTGTGTAAGTTCCGCCGTCATGTTGTAGAACATAAATGGCGTCATCAGATAGATGCCTTTAAAATACGTGGTGGCTACATCCAATAGTTCCTTGGCGATTTTCACGCCCATCGCGCGGCCTTCTTCGCCTTCCAGACCAGCCATACGTGACCGAACCTCATCCGACAGCTGAATTCCCGGCACCTCATTATGGAGATATTCCGCATTTCGTCCACTTGCAAGCGGCATTACACCAACGAAAATAGGGATTTCCAGATGTTTGGTCGCTTCATGCATTGCCACAATTAATTGTGGATCGTAAATCGGCTGGGTCATGATGTAATCGGCGCCGGAGGCGATCTTTTTCTCCAAACGTTGGACGGCTTTGTCCAGATGCTTCACGTTCGGATTGAATGCAGCTCCAATAACGAATCCGGCTTTTTGCTTAAGTGGTTTACCTGAGAAGGCTACACCATCGTTCAGTTGCTTGATCATCCGAATAATTTCGAAAGAGGTTAGATCATATACCGAGCTTGAACCCGGGAGGTCACCGAAACGGGCTGGATCTCCAGTTACTGCGAGCACATGATTAATTCCCAGCGCATCAAAGCCCATCATGTGGGATTGTGTACCGATGAGGTTACGATCCCGGCATGCAATATGCACAAGCGGACGCAATCCCGTGCGATCTTGAACGAGATGTCCCAGAGCCATATTACTCATCCGGGTAACTGCAAGCGAGTTGTCAGCGAGTGTTAGTGCGTCAGCTCCTGCTGCTTTGAGTATCTCGGCACCTTTCATGAATTTGGCGATATCCAGATCACGTGGCGGGTCAAGTTCAACGATAACCGTATGACGTTCCTTCACCAGATCTACAATTGTAGGTTGTCCACCACGACCTGCACGTTCATCTACATTTTCATGTAGAACAATACGTGGTTTGGAATCCGTTAGGTCAGGCTGGACAATTGGAGCAGCTTGATAGTCGGTCAAGGCTCCAGCCATAGCAGCGATATGATCCGGCGTTGTTCCGCAGCAACCACCGATAATTCGAGCACCCAGATCGGCAAACTGCACTGCTGTCTGACCGAAGTACTCTGGAGTTGCACCATAACGGAATTCACCATCTACGTAATCTGCTGCTCCTGCATTAGGATAGACGGACATTGGAATACCGATCTGCCCAGATACCGTTTCCATCGCACGCATGATACCGTTAGGACCTGTTCGACAGTTGAAGCCAATCACATCGGCACCTTGTTCACGCATAATTCGGAACGCCTCAGGCATTGTATATCCATCCAATGTATGACCAACATGCTCTACAGCAAATTGTCCAATCACAGGTAGGTCACTCAGCTTGCGAGTCTGCAGAAGGGCAATGTCCATCTCCTCAATATCATAGAAGGTTTCAAGTAGAATACCGTCTACCCCTTCGTCAAGAAGTGCAAAAATCTGTTGCTCGTAAAAGCGTTTCAGCTCACTTGTAGATACATTCGTGCGTTTCCCCCCGCGAATTGAACCTACAGCACCAAGTACATAACCTTGGCTACCTGCCACTTCCTTGGCGATGCGTACACCAGCCCGGTTCACACTCTCAACCTTAGATTCCAGGCCAAACTTGGACAACTTATCATAATTGGCAGAGTAAGTGTTCGTCTCGAATACTTCTGTACCTGCATCTCGATAACGACGATGTACATCAGCCACCACTTCAGGTGAAATTAAATTCAACTCTTCATATGAAATGCCTACCGGGAATCCCATTTGATAAAGGAATGTTCCCATCGCCCCGTCTCCCACGAGAACCCGCTCCTGCATTACGCTCCGTAAATCCGCCTTCATCCCATTTCCTCCCGCCTGGCTGTGATCAATTTCATACTAATGTAACACAAAAAACGCTAAAAAACGAAGGAAAACACAGGTTTTTTCCCGAATCATGATGATATATGTTCTGTCCTGCATGTTCTCATGTAATGTATGGCTGAACATATATACCCAAATTCTACTTCTGTAACTAAAAAAGAGAGGCTCACAGGCCTCTCTTGACTTAAATCTCCGTTTTACGAGGTGATCCCTTTGAAAACAACTTCTGCAGGCCCCGTCATATAAACGTGGTTATCTGTTTCATTCCACTCAATGTGCAAATCTCCACCTTTGAGGCTAACGACAGCTGTACGGTCGGTGTGTCCGTTCAGAACAGACGATACGAGTGTTGCACAGGCTCCTGTTCCACAGGCCAGCGTTGGACCCGCTCCACGTTCCCACACACGCATATCTACATAACCGCGGTCATGCACAGTTGCGAATTCCACATTAATTTTTTTGGGGAACATCGGATGTACCTCCAGTAGAGGTCCCCATGTCGAGAGATCAAAATTCACAGCATCTTCTACATAAATAACAGCGTGTGGGTTCCCCATGGATACGGCGGTAAACTTGAATTGTTGACCATTCGCTTCAATGGAATGATTAACCACAGGGTTTGCATCCACGGTCGTTGGAACTTTAAGCCCGTCCAGAATCGGCTCACCCATATCCACACGAACCGTCTCTACCTTACCATCACGAATGTTAAGATTAACCGGCTGTACGCCAGCACCAATCGTTTCAATTGTAATATTCTCTCCGGATACATGACCGTGATCATACACATATTTTGCAACACATCGAATGGCATTACCACATTGCTCCGCTTCGGAACCGTCTGAATTCATGATGCGCATCTGAAAATCTGCTTTCTCGGAAGGCAGTATATAGACGAGCCCATCCGCACCAATTCCGAAGAATCGGTTACACCATTTCACAGCCAATTCTGGCGCATCTGCGGGAAGCTTCTCTTCTCCAAATACAACGATAAAGTCGTTGCCTAGTCCGTGCATTTTTGTAAATTCCATATGATCTTCCCACTCCTTTTGGCAGTCTGCTGCCAAAGCGTTTATTCATTTCAAGTTATGTTTTTTGAAAAGTCAGGCTCTCATGACTGGAAGAAGAGATGAAGCTCCGCTTCCAAAAAAAAGCTATCCTGCAAAATGGCGAAGCCGTTCGCTTCGACGCATTTTGAGGATAGCATAACGAAATTGGGAAGTAAAAGGTATTGATTTTATGCAGAAAACTTTGTACTTTTCGGAACGAAGCCACCAGGTCCAATACGGCGACGGTTGCGACGGCCTCCCCACACGCTGCCTGCTCCCATAAGGAACGTAGGAATTCCAGCAGCAACGATACAGATCGCCCATTCACGCAAGCCAAGTGGTACCGTTTTGAAGATCGGTTGCAACGGCTCTACGTACATCACAACAAGCATCAGCACGACAGATGAAATGACGGCAAGAACCAAATATTTGTTTTGGAGCGGATTCCGATGAAAAATGGAACGTGAGCTTCGGCAGTCAAAGACATGGATCAGTTGAGCCAGAACCAACGTCGCAAAGGCAACAGACTGTGCCTTAATCAGTTGACCCGGATGATCCGGAGCAGCTTGTAATGTGAGCCAGAAGGCTCCAAGAGTACATAAACCGATCAGGACACCACGACTTATAATTTTCCAGCCCAATCTACGGGCAAAAATATTTTCCTTCGCACCACGTGGCTTGTGCTCCATGAGATCCTTTTCTGGCTGATCCACACCCAGTGCCATAGCTGGCAGACCATCCGTCACAAGATTGACCCATAAAATCTGAATGGGTACAAGCGGTAAAGGTAGCCCCATCATCATGGCGAAGAACATGGTCAATATCTCACCCACATTGGAGGCAAGCAAGTAACGAATAAATTTACGAATGTTCTCATAGATGTTACGCCCCTCTTCAATAGCAGCTACAATGGTTGAGAAGTTATCGTCACTCAATATCAGGGCAGAAGCTTCTTTGGTTACATCGGTGCCGGTAATACCCATCGCGATACCGATATCTGCCGCTTTGATCGCTGGAGCGTCATTAACGCCATCCCCTGTCATCGCAACGACATGTCCTCTCCTTTGTAGTGATTTGACGATGCGTAATTTATGCTCAGGAGATACTCTGGAGAAGACATAAATGCCCTCAACGTGTTTGTCCAGTTCGTCATCCGTCATGCCCGCCAGCTGAAGACCACTTAATGACTTTCCTCCTCGCGGAAGAATGCCGAGTTGTTGTGCGATTGCTTCAGCGGTTGTACCATGATCCCCCGTGATCATCACCGTTCGTATGCCCGCTCTGCGGCAGGTGGCAATAGCATCCCTCACTTCACGGCGCGGTGGATCAATCATGCCTGCTAACCCTACGAATACAAGCTGGCTCTCCGCAGCGTTCTCATCTTCGACCCTTTCTTCTGGTCGTACTTCACGATAAGCCATGCCAAGCACTCGAAGTGCGGAAGCAGCCATATTTTCGTTCGCAGCCATGACCTTCTGCCGTAAGGTTCCTGTGAAGGGCACTACTTTGCCCTCCCAGAGGATGT
It includes:
- a CDS encoding YicC/YloC family endoribonuclease → MSFSMTGYGQSAFHFGGYKVQLEVKSVNHRYCEVMMRLPKEWTCYEDGLRKMVQSRLKRGRIDVYVMKEKDEDQALPAVLNEQAVRAYLQAAEQLETRYGMQGKPTIMDILSLPDVMVHSEGVNLLTEEQKDEWERVLQEGLEEALSGLEQMRAREGLHLASDLERRISRLESLHTEMLTLAPTVVSDYRNKLRQRLTEMQEEGSFPFDEHKLGMEIAVFADRSNIEEELTRLLSHFGQSRELLKSEEPVGRKLDFLIQEMNREVNTIGSKANHLALVNRVVEMKAELEKIREQAANIE
- a CDS encoding bifunctional homocysteine S-methyltransferase/methylenetetrahydrofolate reductase — protein: MKADLRSVMQERVLVGDGAMGTFLYQMGFPVGISYEELNLISPEVVADVHRRYRDAGTEVFETNTYSANYDKLSKFGLESKVESVNRAGVRIAKEVAGSQGYVLGAVGSIRGGKRTNVSTSELKRFYEQQIFALLDEGVDGILLETFYDIEEMDIALLQTRKLSDLPVIGQFAVEHVGHTLDGYTMPEAFRIMREQGADVIGFNCRTGPNGIMRAMETVSGQIGIPMSVYPNAGAADYVDGEFRYGATPEYFGQTAVQFADLGARIIGGCCGTTPDHIAAMAGALTDYQAAPIVQPDLTDSKPRIVLHENVDERAGRGGQPTIVDLVKERHTVIVELDPPRDLDIAKFMKGAEILKAAGADALTLADNSLAVTRMSNMALGHLVQDRTGLRPLVHIACRDRNLIGTQSHMMGFDALGINHVLAVTGDPARFGDLPGSSSVYDLTSFEIIRMIKQLNDGVAFSGKPLKQKAGFVIGAAFNPNVKHLDKAVQRLEKKIASGADYIMTQPIYDPQLIVAMHEATKHLEIPIFVGVMPLASGRNAEYLHNEVPGIQLSDEVRSRMAGLEGEEGRAMGVKIAKELLDVATTYFKGIYLMTPFMFYNMTAELTQYVWEKSEHQCPTCFNPNNQLQ
- the dapF gene encoding diaminopimelate epimerase, with translation MEFTKMHGLGNDFIVVFGEEKLPADAPELAVKWCNRFFGIGADGLVYILPSEKADFQMRIMNSDGSEAEQCGNAIRCVAKYVYDHGHVSGENITIETIGAGVQPVNLNIRDGKVETVRVDMGEPILDGLKVPTTVDANPVVNHSIEANGQQFKFTAVSMGNPHAVIYVEDAVNFDLSTWGPLLEVHPMFPKKINVEFATVHDRGYVDMRVWERGAGPTLACGTGACATLVSSVLNGHTDRTAVVSLKGGDLHIEWNETDNHVYMTGPAEVVFKGITS